Proteins encoded by one window of Rutidosis leptorrhynchoides isolate AG116_Rl617_1_P2 chromosome 7, CSIRO_AGI_Rlap_v1, whole genome shotgun sequence:
- the LOC139857408 gene encoding probable serine/threonine-protein kinase PBL19, translating to MMKCFSIFHSKPTGKIRSSPESSDKNQQRKSKSAAGLVKSTDSVSPPRKIEEMYKEKEHKLKKFSFSDLRNATSNFNKLLKIGEGGFGSVYKARIKLVESDINPLVVAIKRLNKQGMQGHKEWLTEVQFLGVVDHPNLVKLLGYCSVDGERMQRLLVYEYMPNKSLATHLFSPNLPPIPWKTRLHILLGVAEGLAYLHAGMEIQVIFRDFKTSNVLLDEKFNPKLSDFGLAREGPQGDNTHVSTKPVGTYGYAAPEYAETGRLKSKSDVWSFGVVLFEILTGRQAIDRSRAKGEQKLIEWVKRYPTDSRNFWMLMDPRLKNQYSVDAARNIAKLGVSCLCKNPDSRPTMTQVVKRLKDVIKELEDGLV from the exons ATGATGAAGTGTTTTAGCATATTTCATTCAAAACCAACCGGGAAAATTAGAAGTTCACCAGAATCAAGTGATAAAAACCAACAAAGAAAGTCAAAGTCAGCAGCAGGATTGGTCAAGTCAACAGACTCTGTTTCTCCTCCAAGAAAAATAGAAGAAATGTATAAAGAAAAAGAACACAAGTTGAAGAAATTTTCATTTTCAGACCTTAGAAATGCTACTAGTAATTTCAATAAGCTTTTAAAGATTGGTGAAGGTGGGTTTGGAAGTGTTTATAAAGCAAGAATTAAACTTGTTGAAAGTGATATTAATCCTCTAGTGGTCGCTATTAAAAGGCTTAACAAACAAGGCATGCAG GGACATAAAGAATGGCTAACAGAAGTTCAGTTTCTTGGTGTGGTCGATCACCCTAACCTTGTAAAACTATTGGGATATTGCTCGGTTGATGGTGAACGAATGCAAAGATTATTAGTGTATGAGTACATGCCTAACAAGAGTTTAGCAACTCATCTATTTAGCCCGAATTTACCACCAATTCCTTGGAAAACAAGATTACACATCTTACTTGGTGTAGCCGAAGGTCTGGCTTATTTACACGCCGGGATGGAAATTCAG gTGATATTTCGTGATTTCAAGACGTCTAACGTGCTATTAGATGAAAAATTCAACCCAAAGCTTTCCGATTTTGGTCTTGCAAGAGAAGGTCCACAAGGGGATAATACTCATGTATCAACTAAG CCTGTTGGTACATATGGATATGCTGCCCCAGAATACGCCGAAACGGGCCGTTTGAAATCAAAAAGTGATGTATGGAGCTTTGGGGTAGTACTATTCGAGATTTTAACAGGCAGACAGGCAATCGATAGAAGCCGAGCAAAAGGCGAACAAAAACTTATCGAATGGGTGAAACGATACCCTACTGATAGCAGGAATTTTTGGATGTTGATGGACCCACGTTTGAAAAACCAATATTCTGTTGATGCTGCTCGAAATATCGCTAAATTGGGTGTTAGTTGCCTCTGCAAGAACCCTGATAGCCGGCCAACGATGACCCAAGTCGTGAAGCGATTGAAAGACGTGATTAAGGAATTAGAAGATGgacttgtttaa